The proteins below come from a single Desulfotomaculum sp. genomic window:
- a CDS encoding PglZ domain-containing protein: protein MTLLNDWIKDKLEMVRGYDHVLVRDHYGLLGKADRLIDQFGSEAAYVVVTGATNLAFRMCYETVVESGAQRIMVVDRTPLNRLRNISDSTAPPLFYPDFLATAPDDARINLDVRQFLRDITGDPEWPALCNDQGYARLIVTHLDGVVRAHKNLRRAKTQGFTDFDFKTVIAFAALGLPELAFKKLRSEDYWRIGLLGHQTMKDLDRLTGEVLKPIKQQLLQAPAPFCWFAEQDAEMVVTGFYLSAILAQHTDKWNLLLANIDPGLSCFKQVEEKVLTETTPRLIKLDPHQAKRDAQEAEGSLDQEDLDLLLVKELRIDTPAGFISIIEKEKYSNLFRSLALLMALDDCLGEKPSPDAIKKLKEQLYGAEKSECFADYWQSESWARLSEAYKLAVEIHHLRRQLLSMLKNISVKKPDQLGFIYYWQQWNQQKLNRLEYYLSSLERLLDTGVILPKRETELPELFLQAFSRAQKRVRAISDEVYHQLNAVNRSFQDLVALQYPRWAAGKDEVVLTSQFISRRLKPNWDPQNEKAVIFIFDGMRYDIWEELLYPALAEKLELLHDYPAVSILPTETQLTRKAISAGTFPDQFDPDSGEDKLLKEGLEREMGIRRDVAAVVPEGHGTGETVHYRCGNLDVYIFELCDKELHGIHVKTLGDGREVPARPLAFIYQQLIKNILDHEVMAIMRTLEPGTKVFITADHGFVRLGRKPVWFDDGDLNEQIDCSYQNTMLKVTFERVNLKKELKANMIAFSPQELRVPSRSTRFVKARGQLIEKEYRSIVFPRPGYSFKRQGSPYNPDAYSHGGVSLQEMIIPMVVMRVKAGPDSLLMAGPITGPAEVLEGEELEVRVRLEYKAPALFGAELRVDVDAYYTGKSTADQVELAHQVLYVGTAGSEIIYRFKPGADEAAKQERIDGVMKRLLTIELKYKDGLRTVRQSLNRVFLVKLNSEQVIRRGVPTHLGNILGLAPKKIR from the coding sequence ATGACATTATTGAATGATTGGATTAAAGATAAACTTGAAATGGTCAGGGGCTACGATCATGTTCTGGTCAGGGACCACTATGGCCTTCTCGGCAAAGCTGACAGGCTTATTGACCAGTTTGGCAGCGAGGCGGCTTATGTGGTGGTGACCGGGGCCACAAACCTGGCCTTCCGCATGTGTTACGAGACAGTGGTTGAGAGCGGGGCCCAGCGGATAATGGTGGTTGACCGGACTCCTCTGAACAGGCTCCGTAATATTAGCGACAGTACCGCTCCACCGTTGTTCTACCCGGATTTTTTAGCCACGGCGCCCGACGACGCCCGAATAAATCTGGATGTCCGCCAGTTTCTCAGGGACATAACCGGCGATCCGGAGTGGCCGGCTTTATGCAATGACCAGGGCTACGCCAGGCTGATCGTTACCCACCTGGACGGGGTAGTCCGGGCTCATAAAAATTTAAGAAGAGCGAAAACGCAGGGTTTTACAGATTTTGACTTTAAGACCGTTATCGCCTTTGCCGCCTTGGGGTTGCCCGAACTGGCTTTCAAAAAGCTCCGCAGTGAAGATTACTGGCGCATAGGCCTGTTAGGCCACCAGACCATGAAGGATTTAGACCGGCTGACCGGCGAAGTGTTAAAGCCCATCAAGCAGCAGTTGCTGCAGGCGCCCGCCCCATTTTGCTGGTTTGCCGAACAGGACGCGGAGATGGTGGTAACGGGATTCTACCTGTCGGCGATACTGGCCCAGCACACCGATAAATGGAACTTACTTCTGGCCAATATTGATCCCGGTCTGTCCTGTTTTAAGCAGGTGGAGGAAAAAGTCCTGACTGAAACCACCCCCCGGTTGATCAAACTTGATCCTCACCAGGCAAAAAGAGATGCGCAGGAGGCGGAGGGCAGCCTGGATCAGGAAGATCTCGACCTGCTGCTGGTTAAAGAATTGCGCATTGATACCCCCGCCGGCTTTATCTCAATTATCGAGAAGGAGAAGTATTCCAATCTATTTCGTTCCCTGGCCTTGCTGATGGCTTTAGACGACTGTCTTGGTGAAAAACCGTCCCCGGACGCTATAAAAAAACTTAAGGAACAGTTGTACGGCGCCGAAAAAAGCGAATGTTTCGCTGATTATTGGCAGTCAGAATCCTGGGCCAGGTTAAGCGAGGCCTATAAACTGGCTGTGGAAATTCATCATTTACGCCGGCAGCTACTCAGCATGCTTAAAAATATCAGTGTCAAAAAACCTGATCAGCTTGGCTTTATATATTACTGGCAGCAGTGGAACCAGCAGAAATTAAACCGGCTGGAGTATTACCTGTCATCACTGGAGCGGCTGCTGGATACAGGCGTCATCTTGCCCAAACGCGAAACAGAATTGCCTGAGTTATTTCTTCAAGCCTTCTCCCGGGCGCAAAAAAGGGTCAGGGCAATCAGCGATGAGGTGTATCACCAACTGAACGCAGTCAACAGGAGCTTTCAGGACCTGGTCGCGCTGCAGTACCCGCGCTGGGCGGCCGGAAAAGACGAGGTTGTTTTGACCAGCCAGTTCATCAGCAGGCGCCTCAAACCAAACTGGGATCCCCAGAACGAAAAAGCGGTAATATTTATATTTGACGGCATGCGTTATGATATCTGGGAGGAATTGCTTTATCCGGCACTGGCGGAGAAGCTTGAACTGCTGCATGATTACCCCGCTGTCTCCATCCTGCCGACCGAGACTCAGCTCACCCGCAAAGCGATCAGCGCGGGAACCTTTCCCGACCAGTTTGATCCTGATAGCGGCGAGGATAAACTGCTCAAAGAAGGCCTGGAACGGGAAATGGGGATACGTAGGGATGTTGCAGCAGTGGTCCCGGAGGGTCACGGGACCGGAGAGACAGTGCATTACCGCTGCGGCAACCTGGACGTATACATATTTGAGCTTTGCGATAAGGAACTGCACGGGATTCACGTAAAGACCCTGGGTGATGGCCGGGAGGTTCCGGCCCGCCCGCTGGCATTTATTTACCAGCAGCTCATTAAGAATATTTTAGACCATGAAGTTATGGCCATAATGCGCACCCTGGAGCCTGGTACCAAGGTTTTTATTACTGCCGATCACGGCTTTGTCCGGCTGGGCAGGAAACCTGTCTGGTTTGACGACGGCGATCTAAACGAACAGATCGACTGCAGCTACCAGAATACCATGCTCAAGGTTACTTTCGAGCGGGTGAACTTAAAAAAAGAACTCAAGGCGAATATGATTGCTTTTTCCCCGCAGGAATTGCGGGTACCCTCCAGGTCAACCCGTTTTGTAAAAGCCCGGGGCCAGTTAATAGAGAAGGAATACCGCAGTATTGTCTTCCCGCGCCCTGGTTATTCATTCAAACGGCAGGGTTCTCCATACAATCCGGATGCCTACTCGCACGGGGGCGTCTCTCTCCAGGAAATGATCATACCGATGGTGGTTATGCGGGTGAAAGCCGGCCCGGACAGCCTGCTCATGGCCGGACCCATTACCGGACCGGCCGAAGTCTTGGAAGGGGAAGAGCTTGAGGTAAGAGTGCGGCTGGAATACAAGGCGCCGGCTCTTTTCGGCGCTGAGCTGCGGGTGGATGTGGACGCGTATTATACCGGTAAAAGTACGGCTGATCAGGTGGAACTAGCTCACCAGGTGTTATATGTGGGGACTGCCGGCAGTGAAATAATCTACCGTTTCAAGCCGGGCGCCGATGAGGCTGCTAAGCAAGAGAGAATAGACGGGGTAATGAAAAGGCTGCTCACTATAGAATTAAAATACAAAGACGGCCTGCGCACGGTCCGGCAGAGCCTGAACCGTGTCTTCCTGGTTAAGCTCAATTCAGAGCAGGTGATCCGCCGCGGCGTGCCGACTCATTTAGGTAACATACTGGGACTTGCTCCCAAGAAAATAAGGTGA